One Mycobacterium marseillense DNA window includes the following coding sequences:
- a CDS encoding dihydrodipicolinate reductase → MITTIIDHRPDLQIVGARVYSGDKDGADVGALAGRNPIGVSASTDVGKILALQADCVLYAPRRTSIDDVCTLLASGKNVATTSFLFHPRRLAPSDAERLLDACHRGRSTVHGSGLNPGNLSGVLPLALSGMSRTIDKITVQERADWSVYESTSITFDGMAFGQPVEMISPTANEFLAFNSALFTEQVWFLADELNAGIDEVGATVEAVPAQADHQVFDHVLRAGTTAGQRWRWSGRRDGEVLVEIETLWTVGGEYPGHWPTPEHGWTLTIEGDPSMRAHFFCLASFSRSAGIEEHVRSASVATAMQVLNAVPAVCAAPAGFATMAELPLIRSHTGFGNAVIRRRSTN, encoded by the coding sequence ATGATCACGACGATCATCGACCACCGGCCCGATCTCCAAATCGTCGGTGCCCGAGTGTATTCGGGTGATAAGGACGGAGCCGACGTCGGCGCGTTGGCCGGGCGCAACCCCATCGGTGTCTCGGCGAGCACCGACGTCGGCAAAATCCTTGCGCTGCAGGCCGATTGCGTCCTCTACGCCCCGCGCCGTACCAGCATCGACGATGTCTGCACCCTGCTCGCGAGCGGCAAAAACGTTGCCACCACTTCGTTCTTGTTTCATCCCCGGCGCTTGGCACCATCTGATGCCGAGCGCCTTCTCGACGCCTGCCACCGCGGCCGCTCCACCGTGCACGGCAGCGGCCTGAACCCCGGCAACCTTTCCGGCGTTCTGCCGCTGGCGTTGTCGGGAATGAGTCGCACCATCGACAAGATCACCGTGCAAGAGCGGGCCGACTGGTCGGTGTACGAGAGCACCTCGATCACGTTCGACGGCATGGCATTTGGCCAGCCCGTCGAAATGATCAGCCCGACGGCCAACGAGTTCCTGGCGTTCAACAGCGCACTGTTCACCGAGCAGGTGTGGTTTCTCGCCGATGAACTGAACGCCGGCATCGACGAGGTCGGCGCCACGGTGGAGGCGGTGCCCGCCCAGGCCGATCATCAGGTCTTCGATCACGTGCTGCGCGCGGGAACCACTGCCGGACAACGGTGGAGATGGTCCGGACGGCGCGATGGCGAGGTCCTCGTCGAGATCGAAACCCTGTGGACCGTCGGCGGCGAGTATCCCGGGCATTGGCCCACCCCGGAGCACGGCTGGACGTTGACCATCGAGGGCGACCCGTCGATGCGGGCCCACTTCTTCTGCCTGGCCAGCTTCAGCCGCTCGGCAGGCATCGAGGAGCACGTACGTTCGGCGAGCGTGGCCACCGCCATGCAGGTTCTCAACGCCGTGCCGGCGGTCTGCGCGGCGCCCGCGGGCTTCGCGACCATGGCAGAGCTGCCCCTGATCCGCAGCCACACCGGGTTCGGCAACGCCGTTATCCGGCGGAGATCCACCAATTAG
- a CDS encoding MFS transporter produces MVALGYGVISPALPSFARSFGVSIKAVTFLVTVFSLARLCFAPVSGQLVQRLGERRIYIGGMVIVAVSTAACAFSQAYWQLLAFRVISGVGSTMFYVSALGLMIHISPPNARGRVAGLFTTSFMVGAVGGPAVGALAAGWGLTAPFIVYGVALLGVAVVLFFSLRNSALAAPGPPTRSTVTMREALRFRAYWSSLGANFATGWSAFGLRVALVPLFITDVMGRGVGIIGIALAAFAGGNALAMIPSGYLSDRMGRRTLMIVGLALSGAATIFLGAASSLPRFLVAAVAVGAVTGIYMSPMQAAVADILGSEARAGSPVAAVQMMSDLGAIVGSMTLGWVAERLSYGWGFTISGVVLLIAAVGWVVAPETRTVPVPEPEPLPSPHTLNLPEQQL; encoded by the coding sequence GTGGTCGCGCTCGGTTACGGGGTCATTTCACCGGCGCTGCCGTCTTTCGCCCGCAGTTTCGGGGTCAGCATTAAGGCGGTGACTTTCTTGGTCACCGTCTTTTCGTTGGCCCGGCTGTGTTTTGCGCCGGTCAGCGGGCAGCTGGTGCAGCGGCTGGGAGAGCGGCGCATCTACATCGGCGGCATGGTGATCGTCGCGGTCTCCACCGCGGCGTGTGCGTTTTCCCAGGCTTACTGGCAATTGCTGGCTTTCCGCGTCATCAGCGGCGTCGGCTCGACAATGTTTTATGTCTCGGCCCTGGGCCTGATGATCCATATCAGCCCGCCCAATGCGCGCGGACGGGTCGCGGGCCTTTTCACCACGTCGTTCATGGTGGGCGCGGTGGGCGGCCCCGCCGTCGGCGCCTTGGCGGCCGGTTGGGGGCTCACGGCACCTTTCATCGTGTACGGCGTCGCGTTGCTCGGGGTGGCGGTGGTGCTGTTTTTCAGTTTGCGGAATTCGGCCCTGGCCGCGCCGGGGCCGCCGACACGGTCGACGGTGACGATGCGGGAGGCGTTGCGCTTCCGCGCCTATTGGTCGTCGTTGGGGGCCAATTTCGCGACCGGCTGGTCGGCGTTCGGCCTTCGCGTCGCCCTGGTCCCGTTGTTCATCACCGACGTGATGGGCCGCGGCGTCGGCATCATCGGCATCGCGCTCGCGGCGTTCGCCGGGGGCAACGCGCTGGCCATGATCCCCAGTGGCTACCTGTCCGACCGGATGGGGCGCCGCACGCTGATGATCGTGGGCCTGGCGCTGTCCGGCGCGGCGACCATCTTCTTGGGCGCGGCGTCGTCGTTGCCGAGGTTTCTGGTCGCCGCGGTGGCGGTCGGCGCGGTCACGGGCATCTACATGTCGCCGATGCAGGCCGCGGTCGCCGACATCCTGGGCAGCGAGGCGCGCGCGGGCAGCCCGGTGGCCGCGGTGCAGATGATGTCCGACCTGGGCGCGATCGTCGGGTCCATGACGCTGGGCTGGGTCGCCGAGAGGTTGAGCTACGGCTGGGGTTTCACTATCAGCGGCGTCGTGCTGCTGATCGCCGCGGTCGGCTGGGTGGTGGCGCCGGAAACCCGGACGGTGCCCGTCCCGGAGCCCGAACCGTTGCCGTCTCCGCACACGTTGAATCTTCCTGAGCAGCAACTTTGA
- the pgm gene encoding phosphoglucomutase (alpha-D-glucose-1,6-bisphosphate-dependent), with translation MVANPRAGQPAQPEDLVDLPHLVTAYYSIQPDPGDVAQQVAFGTSGHRGSALAGAFNEAHILAITQAIVEYRAARGTTGPLFIGRDTHGLSEPAWVSALEVLAANGVVAMIDSRDRYTPTPAVSHAILTYNRGRTDAPADGIVVTPSHNPPSDGGFKYNPPNGGPADTDATDAIAKRANEILRDGSGVRRIPLARALQTAQRHDYLGNYVDDLPNVVDIDAVRAAGVRIGADPLGGASVDYWGEIATRHRLDLTVVNPLVDATWRFMTLDHDGKIRMDCSSPDAMAGLIRAMSDNPGRYQIATGNDADSDRHGIVTPDAGLLNPNHYLAVAIEYLYTHRPSWPGGIAVGKTAVSSSMIDRVVAGIGRKLLEVPVGFKWFVEGLIEGGIGFGGEESAGASFLRRDGSVWTTDKDGIILALLASEMLAVTGSSPSQRYQRLTAEYGTPFYARVDAPADRDQKARLAKLSADQVTATELAGEPITAKLTAAPGNGAALGGLKVTTANAWFAARPSGTEDVYKIYAESFNGEEHLAEVQETAREVVNKVIG, from the coding sequence ATGGTGGCCAACCCTCGCGCCGGTCAGCCGGCCCAGCCCGAAGACCTTGTCGATCTGCCCCACCTGGTGACGGCCTACTACTCGATTCAGCCCGATCCCGGCGACGTCGCGCAGCAGGTCGCGTTCGGCACGTCGGGGCATCGCGGGTCGGCGCTGGCCGGCGCGTTCAACGAGGCCCACATCCTGGCGATCACCCAGGCCATCGTCGAGTACCGCGCCGCTCGCGGCACCACCGGCCCGTTGTTCATCGGCCGGGACACGCACGGGCTCTCCGAGCCGGCGTGGGTCTCGGCGCTGGAGGTGCTGGCCGCCAACGGAGTTGTGGCCATGATCGATTCCCGCGATCGGTACACGCCGACCCCGGCCGTCAGCCACGCCATCCTCACCTACAACCGCGGTCGCACCGATGCACCCGCCGACGGAATCGTCGTGACGCCGTCCCACAACCCGCCCTCGGACGGCGGCTTCAAATACAACCCGCCCAATGGCGGCCCGGCCGATACCGACGCGACGGACGCGATTGCCAAGCGCGCCAACGAGATTCTGCGCGACGGGTCGGGCGTCAGGCGCATTCCGCTGGCCCGCGCGCTGCAGACCGCACAGCGCCACGATTACCTCGGTAACTATGTCGACGATCTGCCCAACGTGGTCGACATCGATGCCGTGCGTGCGGCCGGGGTGCGGATCGGCGCCGACCCCCTGGGCGGGGCGAGCGTGGACTATTGGGGAGAGATCGCCACACGGCACCGCCTGGACCTGACCGTGGTCAATCCGCTGGTCGACGCGACGTGGCGGTTCATGACGCTCGACCACGACGGCAAGATCCGGATGGATTGCAGCTCGCCGGACGCGATGGCCGGGCTCATCCGCGCGATGTCCGACAACCCCGGCCGCTACCAGATCGCCACGGGCAACGACGCGGACTCGGACCGCCACGGCATCGTCACCCCCGACGCGGGGCTGCTCAACCCGAACCACTACCTGGCGGTGGCCATCGAGTATCTCTATACGCATCGGCCGTCGTGGCCGGGCGGCATCGCGGTCGGCAAGACCGCGGTCAGTTCGTCGATGATCGACCGAGTGGTCGCCGGCATCGGCCGCAAGCTCCTCGAGGTGCCGGTCGGCTTCAAGTGGTTCGTCGAGGGCCTGATCGAGGGCGGCATCGGGTTCGGCGGCGAGGAATCGGCCGGGGCGTCATTCCTGCGGCGCGACGGCTCCGTGTGGACCACCGACAAGGACGGCATCATCCTGGCCTTGCTGGCCTCGGAGATGCTGGCCGTCACGGGATCGAGCCCCTCGCAGCGCTATCAACGGTTGACCGCCGAGTACGGCACCCCGTTCTACGCGCGGGTCGACGCGCCGGCCGACCGCGACCAAAAGGCCCGGCTGGCCAAGCTGTCCGCCGACCAGGTGACGGCAACGGAACTGGCGGGGGAGCCCATCACCGCCAAGCTGACCGCGGCACCCGGCAACGGCGCCGCATTGGGCGGATTGAAGGTGACGACGGCCAACGCGTGGTTTGCCGCACGACCCTCGGGAACCGAGGACGTGTACAAGATTTATGCGGAATCTTTCAACGGAGAAGAGCATTTAGCGGAGGTGCAAGAAACTGCGCGCGAGGTAGTTAATAAAGTCATTGGGTGA
- the crcB gene encoding fluoride efflux transporter CrcB, whose amino-acid sequence MAQRDYRELAAVFAGGALGSAARAALSALAGDNPASWPWPTFTVNVVGAFLVGYFTTRLLERLPTSSYRRPLLGTGLCGGLTTFSTMQVETVRMIEHGHWGLAAGYTVTSIVLGLLAVHLATKLVRRVRVRR is encoded by the coding sequence GTGGCGCAACGGGACTATCGCGAATTGGCCGCGGTGTTTGCCGGTGGGGCGCTGGGGTCGGCGGCCCGTGCCGCGCTGAGCGCCCTCGCCGGCGACAACCCGGCGAGCTGGCCGTGGCCGACGTTCACGGTCAACGTCGTCGGTGCCTTCCTGGTGGGTTACTTCACCACCCGACTGCTGGAGCGGTTGCCGACATCGAGCTATCGGCGCCCTTTGCTCGGCACCGGATTGTGCGGTGGTTTAACCACTTTCTCCACGATGCAGGTCGAGACGGTGCGGATGATCGAACACGGCCATTGGGGGCTGGCCGCCGGCTATACCGTCACCAGCATCGTGCTGGGGTTGCTGGCGGTGCATCTGGCCACCAAGTTGGTGCGCCGGGTCCGGGTGCGCCGATGA
- the crcB gene encoding fluoride efflux transporter CrcB: MTAAATTTLVWLGVAVIGGVGSVLRFVVDRAVARRASRPFPFGTLVVNISGAALLGFLGGLALNREAALLAGTAFVGAYTTFSTWMLETQRLGEERQLRSSLANIVVSVVFGLAAAFVGQHLAELI; encoded by the coding sequence ATGACCGCGGCAGCGACGACGACCCTGGTCTGGCTGGGCGTCGCCGTTATCGGCGGCGTCGGATCGGTGCTGCGCTTTGTCGTCGACCGTGCGGTCGCGCGCCGGGCATCCCGGCCGTTCCCGTTCGGCACCCTCGTCGTGAACATCAGCGGCGCAGCGCTTCTCGGCTTTCTCGGGGGCCTGGCCCTGAACAGGGAGGCGGCCCTACTGGCCGGCACGGCCTTCGTCGGCGCCTACACCACGTTTTCGACGTGGATGCTGGAAACGCAGCGACTCGGCGAGGAGCGCCAACTGCGCTCGTCGCTCGCCAATATCGTCGTCAGCGTCGTGTTCGGCCTGGCCGCGGCGTTCGTCGGGCAGCACCTCGCCGAACTCATCTGA
- a CDS encoding GNAT family N-acetyltransferase, with amino-acid sequence MNDAESILPRELTDLPERIRSVPPPPIPDLPEPYGLRLAEPDADAEMIAEWISRPHLVEAWESHWPVARWRRYLRAQLDGGFSRPLIATLDGTDRAYIEIYRAAKDSIARRYDHDPHDLGLHVAIADLDYIEHGHAGYLLPHLVISIFTLDPRCRRIMFDPDHRNALARKFCERGGCAFLGEHDMANRRMALYSLPRAPDDVPRTRLR; translated from the coding sequence ATGAATGACGCCGAATCCATCCTCCCGCGGGAATTGACCGATCTTCCCGAGCGGATCCGCAGCGTCCCGCCGCCGCCCATTCCGGACCTGCCCGAGCCGTATGGGTTGCGTCTTGCCGAGCCGGACGCCGACGCCGAGATGATCGCCGAGTGGATCAGCCGCCCGCACCTGGTCGAAGCCTGGGAGTCCCACTGGCCGGTGGCGCGGTGGCGTCGCTACCTACGGGCGCAGCTTGACGGCGGCTTTTCTCGTCCGCTCATCGCGACGCTGGACGGCACCGACCGCGCATACATCGAAATATACAGGGCGGCAAAGGATTCCATCGCTCGACGCTACGACCATGACCCCCACGATTTGGGTCTACACGTCGCTATCGCGGATCTGGACTACATCGAACACGGACACGCCGGTTACCTGCTGCCGCATCTGGTGATCAGCATCTTCACGCTCGACCCGCGTTGTCGCCGCATCATGTTCGATCCCGACCACCGCAATGCGTTGGCGCGCAAGTTCTGTGAGCGTGGCGGCTGCGCATTCCTCGGCGAGCACGACATGGCGAATCGGCGCATGGCGCTGTACTCGCTGCCGCGCGCCCCCGACGACGTCCCGCGCACCCGACTCAGATGA
- a CDS encoding DUF488 domain-containing protein — translation MTPRGRIRVARVYDDVSPDEGQRVLVDRVWPRGVRKDDPRVGVWCKEVAPSKDLREWYQHRAERFDEFAARYRAELRGSAALAELRKRAKRGPVTLVTATREVDISQAAVLAKLLRAQ, via the coding sequence GTGACCCCCAGAGGGCGGATTCGTGTGGCGCGGGTCTACGACGACGTCAGCCCCGACGAGGGTCAGCGTGTGCTGGTAGATCGCGTCTGGCCGCGCGGTGTGCGCAAAGACGACCCGCGGGTGGGCGTCTGGTGCAAGGAGGTCGCACCATCGAAGGACCTCCGCGAGTGGTACCAGCACCGAGCCGAACGCTTCGACGAATTTGCCGCGCGCTACAGGGCCGAGCTGCGCGGCAGCGCCGCGCTGGCGGAGCTGCGCAAGCGTGCCAAGCGGGGTCCGGTCACGTTGGTCACCGCCACCCGCGAGGTGGACATCAGCCAGGCGGCCGTCCTGGCGAAGCTCCTCAGAGCGCAGTGA
- a CDS encoding HNH endonuclease, which produces MFEALAVVDPAADEAALVERIAELETIKSAAAAGQARAAAALDAARRAAEAATGVPAARRGRGVASEVALARRDSPARGGRHLGFAKALVHEMPHTLAALECGALSEWRATLIVRESACLDVEDRRTLDAEMCSDPATLDGMGDARVAAAAKAIAYRLDPHAVVERAAKAEEDRTVTIRPAPDTMTYVTALLPVAQGVSVYATLRREADTCGDGRPRGQVMADTLVERVTGRCATIPTPVAVNLVLSDESLLGGGTAPADVCGYGPIPAAVARNLIGGAVTDRRSRATLRRLYTHPEAGALVAMESRSRLFPQGLAVFIGLRDQRCRTPYCDAPIRHRDHAQPWANGGSTTADNGQGLCEHCNYVKENAGWKVRTSVDESHTHTALFMTPTGKTYRSTAPPRGPAITISKLEVRVGVALARHAA; this is translated from the coding sequence ATGTTCGAGGCACTGGCGGTCGTAGATCCGGCAGCCGACGAAGCGGCGCTGGTGGAACGCATCGCCGAGCTCGAGACGATCAAGTCCGCGGCGGCCGCCGGCCAGGCCCGGGCGGCGGCCGCCCTGGACGCGGCACGGCGAGCCGCCGAAGCGGCCACCGGGGTGCCCGCCGCGCGGCGCGGTCGCGGCGTGGCCAGCGAGGTCGCCCTCGCGCGACGGGACTCCCCCGCGCGGGGCGGCCGGCACCTGGGTTTCGCCAAAGCCCTCGTGCACGAGATGCCGCATACCCTGGCGGCCCTGGAATGTGGGGCGCTGTCAGAGTGGCGGGCGACGCTGATCGTGCGCGAAAGCGCATGCCTGGACGTCGAGGACCGCCGCACCTTGGACGCGGAAATGTGTTCCGACCCGGCGACCCTGGACGGCATGGGCGATGCGCGCGTAGCCGCGGCCGCCAAGGCGATCGCCTACCGGCTCGATCCGCATGCCGTCGTCGAGCGGGCGGCCAAGGCCGAGGAGGACCGCACGGTCACCATCCGGCCGGCGCCCGACACCATGACGTATGTCACCGCATTATTGCCGGTGGCCCAAGGGGTTTCGGTATACGCAACGCTGCGCCGCGAAGCGGACACGTGCGGCGACGGACGGCCGCGCGGACAGGTGATGGCGGACACCTTGGTGGAAAGGGTCACCGGCCGCTGCGCGACGATCCCCACGCCGGTCGCGGTCAACCTTGTGCTTTCCGACGAATCGCTACTGGGTGGCGGCACCGCCCCCGCCGACGTCTGCGGCTACGGCCCCATCCCGGCAGCGGTGGCCCGCAACCTCATCGGCGGCGCCGTGACCGATCGGCGTTCGCGAGCGACCCTGCGCAGGCTCTATACGCATCCCGAGGCCGGAGCACTGGTGGCGATGGAGTCACGGTCACGACTATTCCCGCAGGGCCTGGCCGTGTTCATCGGGCTACGCGATCAACGCTGCCGCACTCCCTACTGCGACGCGCCGATCAGGCACCGCGACCACGCGCAACCGTGGGCGAACGGCGGGTCGACCACGGCGGACAACGGTCAGGGATTGTGCGAGCACTGCAATTACGTCAAGGAAAACGCGGGATGGAAGGTACGCACCAGCGTCGACGAATCCCACACCCATACAGCACTTTTCATGACGCCGACCGGAAAAACCTACCGTTCGACGGCCCCGCCCCGCGGACCCGCGATCACGATAAGCAAGCTCGAAGTCCGCGTCGGTGTCGCACTAGCGCGACACGCCGCCTAG